In Gimesia panareensis, the genomic window CCTTGAAAAACCAAGGGGGCTCTGGCGTCGCTTATTTCACTTTTTTAACTGCTTCAACGATGGCATCTGCAGTCAGACCGTATTTGTCCAGCAGTCCCTGCGGATCGCCACTTTCTGCAAAACAGTCACCAACGTTGACGTAAGCCATCGGTACCGGATCGATCTGCGAAACAGCCATGGAGACAGCTGATCCCAGACCGCCGTGTGCCAGATGTTCTTCTGCGACAACGATGGCACCCGTTTCACGGGCTGCTTTCGCGATGGCGTCGGTATCGAGCGGCTTGATCGTGTGCATGTCGATCACACGGGCGCTGATCCCATCTTCAGCCAGTTTGGTGGCGGCATCAATGGCACCGGCAACCATCAGGCCATTCGCAATGATGGTCACATCGTCACCTTCACGAACGGTATTGGCTTTGCCGATTTCGAAGCTGTCGCTGTCGGTATAGATCTCAGAAACGCCGGGACGTCCCAGACGCAGGTAGACGGGACCTTCGTATTCCAACATGGCTTTGGTTGCCGCTTTGGTGGAAACCGCATCGGCAGTCACCATCACGACAACGCCGGGGAGGCTGCAGGCCAGAGACACGTCTTCGATCCCCATCTGCGAAGGACCATCTTCACCGATGGAAATCCCGGCGTGCGTACCAACCATTTTGACATTCATGCCCGGGAAGGCGATCGACATTCTGATCTGGTCGTAAGCGTTGCACATCAGGAAGGCCGCAAAGCTGGCCACGACGGGGATATGTCCGGTCGAAGCCAGACCACCGGCCACGCTGACCATGTTGCTTTCAGCGATGCCGACGTTGAAGGCACGATCGGGGTGGGCCTTGGCAAAGACTTCGGTACGTGTCGAGTTTCCAACGTCACCGTCGACAGTCACAACAGTCGGAAACTGCTCACCCAGTTCTTTCAATGCATCGCCAAACGCATCGCGGGTGGCCTGTCCGATTTTCAATCCACTAAGTTCACCTAAATACATAATGCTTTATCTCTTTTGTCTGTGTATTGCCTGTAGATATTGTTTGATTCGAACTGCCGGCAACCTGATCTCGCCCGGACGTTCACCGGGCGATCAGGAACCGCAGGGGTACTAACTGAGCAGGGCGAGTGCTTTTTCTGCCAGTTCGGGAGAGAGCGGCTTGCCGTGGTAGTTGGTATCGCCAGCTTCTTCCAGCACGGGCAGAATGCCATACCCTTTTTTGGTCTGTGAAATAATGGCTTTGGGCCGGTCGGTGACCTTGGCGGCTGCTTCCAGTGCTTCGACTACCGTTTCCTGGCAGTTGCCGTTGATTGTCTGTGTATGCCAGCCAAAGGCAGCGATCTTGTCTTCGAACGAACCCATATCCAGCACGTCTTTGGTAGCGCCGGTCTGCTGGTAGCCGTTCTGGTCGATGATCGCGGTCAGATTGCCAAGCTTGTATTTCTCGGCAGCGGCGAGTGCTTCCCAGACCTGGCCTTCCTCCATTTCACCATCACCGATGACAACGAAGACGTTGGCGCCATTCTTATTTAGACGAGCTCCCAGAGCCTGGCCGATCCCCAGTGAGAGTCCCTGGCCCAGTGAACCGGTGGAGGCTTCAATGCCGGGGAGACGCTTCATGTTCGGGTGACCTTCGAAGGGGCTGCCCAGTTTGCGGAGCGTCATGACATCATCAGTAGAGAAGTAACCGGCTTCTGCCATGGCGGCGTACAGCACGGGAACGGCGTGGCCTTTACTCAAGATGAAGCGGTCGCGGGCTTCCCAGGTGGGGTTCTGTGGATCATATTTCATGAACCCGCCAAACCAGAGAGCGTTCACCACTTCGACGGCAGACAGACTGCTGCTGGGGTGTCCACTGCCAGCTTCGGTCGTCATTTTGATAATCAGACGGCGAAGGACTTTTCCTTTTTCCTTCAATTCTTCCATTGATAAGGCATTTGCTTGAGCAGCCACTGTATTTCCTTCAATTCTTTTAAACGAACCATAAATTCATCACGCGCTCGACTCTCAATCTAGTTCCCCTCTGTAAAAATGGAACCTGCTGTGTTCAGAGGACCGAAAGAAGGGTGTTACCTGATCTGGCAATCAGAGAATGGAGCTGTGACAGCATTCAGGCGCCACCAGGCGCAACTTAAGCGCGTCAATTACTTACGGTATGCTAACGAGCCAGCCTCTCAGCCACAACCATCTAGGCTCTAGAAACCCGTTTGTGCACTGGAAAAGCAGCTTCACGGCTTACTTTTTGTATAAAATACCCGATCTCCCCTACGCAGCTTTCTTCAGAAATTAACGGTTTCCCGTTTCCTGCGAAATTCACAACTGTTTATCCGACTAGTCTTTAAAGCGAGTATTCAATCGTCCATAATGAAACGGTTGATTAAGTTTTACGGTTCCCCTCAGGATGGGCGTAGCATGTCTGAAAGCAGTTTTACTGATCAGGAATTACTGTCGTATCTTGATGAAAGTCTGTCGACGGATCTGATGTCGCAGCTTGAGGCGGCTTTGCGTCATTCAGACCGACTGCGAGTCCGGCTGGCGGAGCTGTCCCGCCAGCGTGATGAAGGCGTTCATTCGGTGGGCGAAATCTGGCGACGGAACCGTTTGAGCTGCCCCACCCGGAGTCAGTTGGGCGGGTATCTGCTCGAAACGCTCTCCCCGGAATTCCAGAGTTATATCGAATTCCATCTGGAGCAGACCGGCTGTCGCTTCTGCAATGCGAATCTGGAAGACCTGAAAGCGGGGCTGTCCAATCTCTCTGCAGACTCCCAGCGCCGCCGCGAGAAGTACTTTCAATCCTCCGCCGGGTATCTCAGTTCGAAACAGGACGAAGACTGAACCGACTGTCTCAATCGAGCGGACCGGATTCAAAATCGGATTTGTTGACCCAGCCTGCTTTGAGCGGTTCCCCCCTCATGTAACGTTCATAGAAACTACGCGTACGGGGATCGGAATACTGATAGGCTTCAAAGACGCCCCCCTGACCCGACATCCGCGGGTCCTGCTGCGCCTTGAGCTCCGTTTCCAGCTGTTGCTTCAACTCCTGCTTGACTTTCTGATATTGGGGATTGTCCGCCAGATTCTGCATACACTCCTGATCGCTGTCGATTGCAAACAGTTCCTCCGCGGAGCGTTTCCCGAATGCAAGCTGCCAGAACTGCTGCTGTTTGCCTTCGCGACGGAGATCCAGGATCGCGGTTTTTGTTGGACTGCCGTCACAGTTCAGGTAGCCGGTCTCGGGATTGCCGGCAGGCCAGCGTCCCGTCTCGTAATTGCGCAGGTAGAGCATGCCCCCTTTGACGATGCCGCGAATCGGATAGCCCTGGTCGTGGGGACGTCCGATATCATGACGTTCTTTGCCGATGAGCACATGATCGCGGGCCGGATTGACCTGCCCTGATTTCGTGGAGTTGAAAATATCGGTCAGGCTGTGTCCCGCCGCAGGCTGCATGCCGGTCTGTTCCCATTTGAGACCCGCGACTTCGATGAACGTCGGAGCGAAATCGATAAAGCTGACGTAATCTTTGATGACGCGACCGGGGGCCTTGATACCGGCCGGCCACATGATCGCCAGCGGGAGGTGATTCGAGAGTTCGTATTCCTGCCCCTTGATACGGGGAAACGGCATACCATTATCGGCGGTGACAACCACCAGCGTGTTTTCCAGTTCCCCCCGCTGTTCCAGGAGCTTCAGCATCCGGGCAAGATGATGATCGAAGTGCTCAACTTCGTAGGCGTAGTCGAGCATGTCATTGCGAATGACTTCGTTGTCCGGCCAGTAAGCGGGGACCTGGTCGATATCCGTAATTTTCTTGCCGGCGTTTTTCGCACCGGATCCATATTCATAGCGGCGATGTGGTTCGAAACCGCCATACCAGAAGCACCAGGACTTTTCCTCGGGACAGGTCTCGAGAAACTGCGCGAAGTTACCGGCGTAATCAATGGGCGAGATGCCGGTAGCGGGCGGTTTGAGTTTTTTGCTGTTAAATGCGGGACCGGCCAGATTGCGGCGTTTGCCTTGTGCATCGACGGCAACTCCGGGTGCCCAGCCTTTGGCGGTTTTCCCGACGGTATAGCCGTGCTCCGCCAGGGCTTCGACATAGGTTTTGAATTCGGGTGGGAAGAAAGCCATGTGATTGCCGGCTTCTTTGAGCTGCCAGGAATTGCGACCGGTCAGAATGCAGGCCCGGGAAGGGGCACACTTGGCGTTCGGAGTATAGGCGTTGGTGAACAGCAACCCTTCGCGGGCCACGCGATCAAAGGCGGGGGTCTTGACCCAGGTACAGCCATACGCGCCCATATACGGATACGAGGCATCGTCGGCAATACAAAACAGAATATTCGGCCGCGTGGTTTCTGCCGCCTGTGATTGGTTGGTCAAGAATCCTGCCACAGTCAGACAGAGACAGGCAGCCTGTAAGAGACCAGCGAAGCGCATATTCATGGATGTCGGTTCCTGCTCAGAAACATCGGAGATAAAGTCAATTCACCAGACTTTATCTTAGGCGAGGCCCCGGGCGGTCACAAGCGATTTTGCTTTTCAAGGCAGAAGAGCCGCAGGAACACGCTTGACTTCAGTTCAGGCTGAAGGCATTGGAAGGAATCGCCGCTGCGGGATCACGCTGCTGCTGACGATGGATGCTCTTCAGAAAGCTCAACAGGAGATCGCTCCGCTGATCGACATCCTGTTCTGCCAGGATGAGTCTCTGCAGCGGAGATTCCAGCGGAAGCGAACCGGCAAGCGTATCGCAGAGAGCCCCCAGTTCCATTTCGCGATGGAGCTGATGAAAATAGGTGGGCTCAGAAACGTGATTCATAAAGATGCGCGAATAATGATCAATCAGTTCCAGGTGCCGATGCTCGCGGTGAATGACCGGTTCCGCAGGATAGTAATCGCGTTTGAGTTCCAGCAACGCGGTTCGATAAGGCGCATCGGAGTTGAGCAGAGTCACAGCGCGGGCGCGACTGAGCCCCCGCAGCAGCAGGGAATAGTGTCCCGAATCCAATTGACAGGGAGAGACGATGGAAGCCAGACAGACGGGACGAATCTCCGTTCCGGGCGGCTGGATCATTCCGGTTTGCGGACAGACCTGATGCAAATCAATGGCGATGAGGGAGCCGGCCGCCAGGGCATCCGAGACGAGCTGACAATCGAGGGGTGCCGTAATTCTCAGCAATTGCAGAGCGTGGGGTAACAGAACACAATCTTCCAGGCTCAGTACCGGCACAACACCGGAACGGGCCTCTAACTGTTGCTCAATCAAATGCGACTCAGACACCATCTGCTAATTCCTGTCGATACATTGAAAAACGATCCGAAGTCCCGCATACTGAGACCAGATCAAATCCACGCCGGTGATGACCAGCGATGTCACTCAGAGTAGCACTCCAGTTTGGGAATTGTCATTCAGAATATGGCTAAAAAAAAGAAACCCGCTGAGTCAGGTTCCAGTTATGCCGACTCGCTTGATGCAAAAAAGAAACATGCCCGCAAAATTGCGCGCGGCCTGGCCCGCCTGTTCCCCGAACCCGAATGTGCCCTGATCCACGATTCACCGTTTCAGCTGCTGGTGGCCACGATTCTGTCCGCTCAGTGCACCGACGAACGGGTGAATGCGACCACCCCGACGCTGTTTAAAAAATATCCGACGGCAGCAAAGCTGGCGGCGAGCAAACAGGCAGACGTGGAGAAAATCGTCTACCCGCTCGGTTTTTTCCGCGCGAAAGCAACCAACATCCGCAAAATGGCACAGGCGCTGATGGAAGAACACGACGGCGAAGTGCCCAAAACGCTTAAGGAACTGGTCGCCCTGCCCGGCGTAGGACGCAAGACCGCGAATGTGGTGCTGGGGACCGCTTTTGATATCCCCAGCGGCGTCGTGGTCGACACGCATGTGAAGCGGATCTGTAACATTTTCGGGCTGACCACGAGTAAAAATCCGGAGATCATCGAACGCGATCTGATGGAAGTGCTTCCCAAAAAGGAATGGATCGCCTTCTCGCATCGCGTGATTCTGCACGGCCGGGCGACCTGCGTGGCCCGCAAGCCACGGTGCAGGGAATGCAGCCTGTTAAAAATCTGTCCGCGGATTGGATTAAAACCGCTGGAATAGCTGCTCGCTTCCGT contains:
- a CDS encoding anti-sigma factor gives rise to the protein MSESSFTDQELLSYLDESLSTDLMSQLEAALRHSDRLRVRLAELSRQRDEGVHSVGEIWRRNRLSCPTRSQLGGYLLETLSPEFQSYIEFHLEQTGCRFCNANLEDLKAGLSNLSADSQRRREKYFQSSAGYLSSKQDED
- a CDS encoding transketolase family protein; translation: MYLGELSGLKIGQATRDAFGDALKELGEQFPTVVTVDGDVGNSTRTEVFAKAHPDRAFNVGIAESNMVSVAGGLASTGHIPVVASFAAFLMCNAYDQIRMSIAFPGMNVKMVGTHAGISIGEDGPSQMGIEDVSLACSLPGVVVMVTADAVSTKAATKAMLEYEGPVYLRLGRPGVSEIYTDSDSFEIGKANTVREGDDVTIIANGLMVAGAIDAATKLAEDGISARVIDMHTIKPLDTDAIAKAARETGAIVVAEEHLAHGGLGSAVSMAVSQIDPVPMAYVNVGDCFAESGDPQGLLDKYGLTADAIVEAVKKVK
- a CDS encoding transketolase — encoded protein: MAAQANALSMEELKEKGKVLRRLIIKMTTEAGSGHPSSSLSAVEVVNALWFGGFMKYDPQNPTWEARDRFILSKGHAVPVLYAAMAEAGYFSTDDVMTLRKLGSPFEGHPNMKRLPGIEASTGSLGQGLSLGIGQALGARLNKNGANVFVVIGDGEMEEGQVWEALAAAEKYKLGNLTAIIDQNGYQQTGATKDVLDMGSFEDKIAAFGWHTQTINGNCQETVVEALEAAAKVTDRPKAIISQTKKGYGILPVLEEAGDTNYHGKPLSPELAEKALALLS
- the nth gene encoding endonuclease III → MAKKKKPAESGSSYADSLDAKKKHARKIARGLARLFPEPECALIHDSPFQLLVATILSAQCTDERVNATTPTLFKKYPTAAKLAASKQADVEKIVYPLGFFRAKATNIRKMAQALMEEHDGEVPKTLKELVALPGVGRKTANVVLGTAFDIPSGVVVDTHVKRICNIFGLTTSKNPEIIERDLMEVLPKKEWIAFSHRVILHGRATCVARKPRCRECSLLKICPRIGLKPLE
- a CDS encoding LON peptidase substrate-binding domain-containing protein, which produces MVSESHLIEQQLEARSGVVPVLSLEDCVLLPHALQLLRITAPLDCQLVSDALAAGSLIAIDLHQVCPQTGMIQPPGTEIRPVCLASIVSPCQLDSGHYSLLLRGLSRARAVTLLNSDAPYRTALLELKRDYYPAEPVIHREHRHLELIDHYSRIFMNHVSEPTYFHQLHREMELGALCDTLAGSLPLESPLQRLILAEQDVDQRSDLLLSFLKSIHRQQQRDPAAAIPSNAFSLN
- a CDS encoding sulfatase family protein; the encoded protein is MRFAGLLQAACLCLTVAGFLTNQSQAAETTRPNILFCIADDASYPYMGAYGCTWVKTPAFDRVAREGLLFTNAYTPNAKCAPSRACILTGRNSWQLKEAGNHMAFFPPEFKTYVEALAEHGYTVGKTAKGWAPGVAVDAQGKRRNLAGPAFNSKKLKPPATGISPIDYAGNFAQFLETCPEEKSWCFWYGGFEPHRRYEYGSGAKNAGKKITDIDQVPAYWPDNEVIRNDMLDYAYEVEHFDHHLARMLKLLEQRGELENTLVVVTADNGMPFPRIKGQEYELSNHLPLAIMWPAGIKAPGRVIKDYVSFIDFAPTFIEVAGLKWEQTGMQPAAGHSLTDIFNSTKSGQVNPARDHVLIGKERHDIGRPHDQGYPIRGIVKGGMLYLRNYETGRWPAGNPETGYLNCDGSPTKTAILDLRREGKQQQFWQLAFGKRSAEELFAIDSDQECMQNLADNPQYQKVKQELKQQLETELKAQQDPRMSGQGGVFEAYQYSDPRTRSFYERYMRGEPLKAGWVNKSDFESGPLD